The sequence caaattcatttaaattaattaataaagttAAGAATATATCatctttaataaataataatcaaagatattttttatcagGAATACCGAATTCTTCGAAATCAACAACCACTACTCCCACCACACCAAccaataatgtaaataataataacaatagtaataataataataataataataataataataataataataataatataaataaccATATTAAGAACTTATTATCAACTATACCAAATAAAGtagaatataaaataaaaagggaaaataataatcctgATTCAagaaatgtaaataataatattgaccAAAATCAAGAAGGTTCGAGAACCAGATTTCAATGGTTacaaaaaccaaaaacagttttaattataaaaaagcataaagataaaaaaacatCAGCTTGGTTAAATAAAATGGCTTCGTAagtaatatatttattatcaaaaaaataataaataaaatattaactttttttttttttttttttttttttttttttttttttttaataataataataaaaagttggTTAAAAACAACACATGGAATGAGAGTATTAGTTGAACCAAATGTTACAATACCTAGTGAAGCACAATCATATTTAGAGACATATTCAGAAGAGGAGAGTCATTTATTAGGTAAAGTAGTTGATTTCGTAGTTACATTAGGTGGTGATGGTACTTTACTTCatgtttcatcattatttaaacaagATGTACCACCTATAATAGCATTTCACTTGGGTACATTAGGATTTTTAATGCCATTTAGTATTGAAAATTATCAAgaatcaattacaaatgTAATCAAAGGTGAATTCCTCTGTACAAATAGAATGAGATTAATTTGTGATATTTATTCAAAACATCCAATTTTACCACCAAATATACCACAATTAACACCAATTGatatatcaaataataataataataataatttaaataataataataataatgaagaaatgaaattaattaaaagttttcAAGTTTTAAATGAAGTTACATTACATCGTGGTTCAAATCCTCATGTTACAACAATAAATTGTACAATTAATGGAGATAATTTATCGGATATAGTTGGTGATGGATTAATTGTAGCAACAGCGACAGGATCAACAGCATATTCAATGTCATGTGGTGGACCAATGGTTCATCCATGTATTAATTGTATATTGTTAACACCAATTTGTCCAAGTTCATTCTCATCGAAACCAGCATTATTACCAGAcgattcaatattaaaattgatgatgatctCTCAAAAAGGTAGATCAATCTCTGCAACTTTTGATGGTACTCGGTCAATTAAAATCGAACAAAGTGATTACATCATAAttagaaaatcaaaatatccACTcttaacaataaataaaaccaatGAAACAACTGATTGGGTACatggtaatggtaaattaattgaaactaGTGAAAAATCTTCAATTTGGAATCAAAATGTTTATACAACTTCtgcaaattaaaaaattaaaaaatgaaaaaaaaaaaaaaaacacaaaataAACACAGGATcctattaaataattaattatttattactttttttaaaattttcttttaaaactttatattcatgttcattttcaatttcttttaaaacttgTTTTGTGACACGTTGAGAACCTGAAATTCTTCTATGTTTTGGTACTTGTGGTGCTTTAAcaccaaataatgaaaatgttgGATTAATTACAATAGTTTGAATTGAACGTTTCGATAGGATATATTGAGAAGAGAATGGATAAAATAAAGGATTATTTTCAGATGGTATTAAATGTTGAGAGACTTCACCACCGTCAATAAGTAATTGTTTTAGATCTCCGattgaagataatgaaaGTTCACATGTAGAAGAGGTGGGAAATGAGTGAAGATCTTTGGTTAGTAtcgaaaataataaaggtgCCATTTGGGCAGCCAATTCATAATCTTcagatgattttaaaatttgaatgatTGATAGTGGAATTGATTTTGAGAATTTCAAATCCCTTAAATAAAATTCCTTCAATATCAACCACGCCTCAATGATTAACCCCTCTGATAAATATTTACTTGCTAAACAATTGAAATGGAATTGAGTGCTTTTCGAGAAGGCCAACTCTGATTGCACCACCAACGATTTCATCTCGGACGAATCCACCTCCTCTACCATCGCCATTGAGTGTAGAATAATACCACAATTCCAAACGGGGTCGATATTATCAGCACTTTTGAAAATGAGTGTTGACCCTTGTGAATTGAACTTGTATATGAAAAGTACCATTTCGTAATCCTTTAAATTGTACAATGTTTGAAGCATCATTTGAAATGCCTCTTGACAGAAGAATAGGGGTTTCGGACTGCTCAATAGCCCATGTATGCCTTTAAGCATTGACTCTCTATCTGGTGAATATTTTACAATTGTGTAGGTGTTTAAGAGCACTGTGACGTCATCTGGCGTTGAAATATCCTTGAATACCGACTCTACAATAGTCTCTATCTCTAGTATATCCTTTTCGTCTTTTAAACTCtccaatttcaataaatatatataaactatagtattataaaaatcaGTTGAcaatgaaattgaatcatttataGCCTCCTTTTTAATTGCCTCTATTTCAATACCACTCTTTACCATTTGTGCATACTTTCTATATTTTGAATCTAATACTTTTCTGGGTATTTGTACATttactttaaatttttcattttcaaaataatctGTTATTTCattaactttaattttttcatttgattgaaaatctttatttttaaaattaaaatttttaaaattttctttattattattattatcattttcattttcattttcattttcaatttcttcttttaaatCTTCTAGTTgtatttcttctttttcttttatcatcattattccactatcattattattattattattattattattattattattattattattattattattattattattattattattattattattattattattattattattattattattattattattataattattactattataattattattttgttgagacaatgaatgaattgaattatttaaaattgaatcatttattGTTTCTGtgtcaattttaatattatgattatgattagAGCCTGTGTAATATCTTTTTGATATTACAACTTGTAATAACCTTCTAGATCTAATCATATTTTAATCATTCGCcctattttttataaaccattaaaaaataaataaaaaatataaaaaaaaaaaaaaaaaatgcaaaatttaatttgaaattatttgtttagtTAGagcaaaaatgaaaaatcaaaaaaaattaattcaaaaaaaaaaaaaaaaaaaaaaaaatcacaaaaaaaaaaaaaaaaagcttttttttttttaaaaaaattgacctggaacaattaaatcaacatgttgaaaagaaaaagaaagtagctcataataataatggaaataataaaccaaaaaaaaaaaaaaacaaattaacaaaattctatttttaaactctatattattaaaaaaatttctattaagtaaaaaacaaaaacaataatattttatagaaatattttttaatttatataaaattataatttatcaatattatataatgatcatttgattattaaaaaaaaaaaaacttaatctataaaattatttaaatgttattattaagtttaaaaaatattatttactaGAATATCATTGTTGCTTAAACTTTTatggttttaattattgaaaaaaaaaaatatgttgaatttgtttaaaaaaaaaaataaaaaaaaaaataaaaaaacattttttgttttcattgtattcatttaaagaaaatgaaaatcaatgtcaatttaatattttattttaaaataaataaatcaaccaatttaatttactatatatttttcaaaaaaattaaaaaaataaaataaaattcattttaataattattaaaacaaaataaataaataaataaataaataaataaataaataaataaataaataaataaataaataaataaataaatggcaatttttagtaaatattttattttctttatttatttattttttagaaattttatattattttaaatatatataactttattatttattaacaaactacaattatttattatttaatagaatcaatttcatctatttcaaattcaacagtCTCAATAGGAAGTACAATTGGTGCCTCAAACCAAACTGGATCAAATATCAATGACAATTCAATTGCATGTTTTGATGGTGGTTTACGTGGTAATGGCGGCTTTAATGGTGGATGGGGTGGTATTGGTGGTTTTAATGGTGGCTGTGGTGGTTCAAATGCCAATATCATAAACcttgatattgatattggtCGTCGTCATCATCGTCGTCAttgttgttaattttttttttttcaaaataataaatactcaaataaataaacaagaaaaataaataataataataataacagtttttttttttttttttttttttttttttttggatcactaattgttttttaaaattaacctAATggaattcattattattatttattttccaacgtttatttattaaattacaatCAAATGTTGGTTTAcctaattgtaaatttacattattatgaGCATTACATAACCAAAGTGCGAAATCATTTTGAGAATCTAATATTGGTGGTGTCTCTTTCATTATTTCTCTAAAATCTTTAGCACAAACCTTACATGGATAAACTTTTGAAAAACTTtgtaaaaattctttaatatcttgtttctttttttcacttGGTTTCTCTGGATAATAAGCTGCAATTGTATGTAATAATGTCCAACCACTATTACCTAATtcaattgttgttggtggtgatggCATTGGTTCCCAATATTTAGaatcttcattatttttattatcattattattattaccattaccattattattattattattattattattattattattattattaattgaaatcatttgaaacatctgattctttttttcagTTACGCCAAGTAATTCACAAGTACCacaatcatcttcatcttcattcgTTATATCTTTTGATAAGAATGATGCTTtctttattgttgttatttctacatttttatttttatttttattttcattttcagttGTTGCCGGTGTTGTAATATGACTTTTTTCGTCaagaatttgatttattttattcccAAAAgccatttttgttttttttttttttttttattttaattttttttttttttgatttgggttttaaaaaatgcaaaaaaaataaaaaaaacaaaaaaaataaaaaataaaaaaaattacacgCAAATAATACATATATTTTTCGGTTATGACTTTTCAAATTTccaaacaattttaaattctcacatttatgaaataataaattcatattttttattctaattatcttttttttttttttttttttttttcactttttttttttccatttttttttttttttttttttttttaattcatcttaatattctatttataaaatagtataatttttttttaatttccaaattaaaattagaagaaatagaataaaaaagtggtatttataaaaaaaaaaaaaaaaaaaaatttaaaaccatCATCCTAAGATGGGGGTGTTATTTTCGAAAAgctatcaaaaaaaaaagatttttttgattaataataataaattattgatttagaacaatataaaaataaaaaattatttccaatGAGATTTCAAAGTTATATtaaacagaaaaaaaaaaaattttaccagaaataatactttaaaattgattttttttttttattaattattacagTCATGTATTCAATCCATCCTATATATCCTTatctttatttgttttgtatttttttttatttttttattttttcttttgtttttttttatataattgtttttttattttaatatttcgtttattttaatttatttatattattaatttccaaacttttcttttaattctataagaggaaaaaaaaaaaaaaaaaaaagttagttCGATGTTTGATTTATGAATAGTTTTTATCTATTtgtatgtatta comes from Dictyostelium discoideum AX4 chromosome 2 chromosome, whole genome shotgun sequence and encodes:
- a CDS encoding NAD+ kinase family protein, whose product is MISNSFKLINKVKNISSLINNNQRYFLSGIPNSSKSTTTTPTTPTNNVNNNNNSNNNNNNNNNNNNNNNINNHIKNLLSTIPNKVEYKIKRENNNPDSRNVNNNIDQNQEGSRTRFQWLQKPKTVLIIKKHKDKKTSAWLNKMASWLKTTHGMRVLVEPNVTIPSEAQSYLETYSEEESHLLGKVVDFVVTLGGDGTLLHVSSLFKQDVPPIIAFHLGTLGFLMPFSIENYQESITNVIKGEFLCTNRMRLICDIYSKHPILPPNIPQLTPIDISNNNNNNNLNNNNNNEEMKLIKSFQVLNEVTLHRGSNPHVTTINCTINGDNLSDIVGDGLIVATATGSTAYSMSCGGPMVHPCINCILLTPICPSSFSSKPALLPDDSILKLMMISQKGRSISATFDGTRSIKIEQSDYIIIRKSKYPLLTINKTNETTDWVHGNGKLIETSEKSSIWNQNVYTTSAN
- a CDS encoding hssA/2C/7E family protein; amino-acid sequence: MAIFKSISSISNSTVSIGSTIGASNQTGSNINDNSIACFDGGLRGNGGFNGGWGGIGGFNGGCGGSNANIINLDIDIGRRHHRRHCC
- a CDS encoding hypothetical protein (Similar to Protein forms dimers in vivo and in vitro, contains a conserved YPCXXC motif at carboxyl-terminal, binds FAD as a cofactor, and catalyzes the formation of disulfide bonds in protein substrates.; Erv1p) translates to MAFGNKINQILDEKSHITTPATTENENKNKNKNVEITTIKKASFLSKDITNEDEDDCGTCELLGVTEKKNQMFQMISINNNNNNNNNNNNNNGNGNNNNDNKNNEDSKYWEPMPSPPTTIELGNSGWTLLHTIAAYYPEKPSEKKKQDIKEFLQSFSKVYPCKVCAKDFREIMKETPPILDSQNDFALWLCNAHNNVNLQLGKPTFDCNLINKRWKINNNNEFH